The Gemmatimonadota bacterium DH-78 region CCGGTCTCCCGATGCCGACGGTCGCCATCTCTCCGCAGCCGCAGCCGAATGCCTTCGCCACCGGCCGCAGCCCCGAGCGCGGGGTGGTCTGTTTCACCCAGGGCATTCTGCAGGCGCTGCCGATGGACGAGCTGGAAGGGGTGACGGCGCACGAGCTCGCCCACATCAAGCACCGGCACATGCTCGTCGGAACCGTGGCGGCCACCATGGCGGGCGCCCTCATGATGCTGTCGCGAGTGGCCGCCTTCGGGGCCATGTTCGGCGGCCGGGGCGGCGATCGCGACAACGGCATCGGGGGTCTCGTGATGATGATCGTCGCGCCGCTGGCCGCCCTCTTCATCCAGATGGCGATCAGCCGTCAGAACGAGTTCCAGGCCGACCGGACCGCGGCCGAGATCGCGGGTTCGCCGCGCGGGTTGGCGGGCGCGCTCCGGCGGCTCGACGACTACGCCCGACGGATCCCGATGGATGTGAACCCGGCCGCCGCCCAGCTGGCGATCGTGAACCCGCTGTCGGGCCGGCGCGGGGGCGTGCTCTCCCTGCTCTCCACCCACCCGCCGATGGACGAGCGCATCGCGCGCCTGCTCGCGCTGGAGGCGGGCTCCTGATCGTCGCGGGAACGCGCGCGGCTCTGCGGTGGACTACGAGTCC contains the following coding sequences:
- a CDS encoding zinc metalloprotease HtpX; the protein is MQTMKVFGLMTVLTLLLVAGGSYFGGSSGAILMFGVAAVMNVGSYWFSDKVVLRMYRARVLERGDAPELYTMVERLAERAGLPMPTVAISPQPQPNAFATGRSPERGVVCFTQGILQALPMDELEGVTAHELAHIKHRHMLVGTVAATMAGALMMLSRVAAFGAMFGGRGGDRDNGIGGLVMMIVAPLAALFIQMAISRQNEFQADRTAAEIAGSPRGLAGALRRLDDYARRIPMDVNPAAAQLAIVNPLSGRRGGVLSLLSTHPPMDERIARLLALEAGS